The nucleotide window ATGCAACCGATTTCATTTTTGATTATTTATACATATTTTTGTCCGTAGCAATACTGCTTTAGTCAAATCCTGGTCGGATCTATTAAATTTTTTAACCAATTTTCAAATGAGTAGAGAACTTTCAATTGCCGGGTTAGAAGATCTGGCAACCCAGGTAAGGCGTGATATTGTACGCATGGTTCATGGCTGTCAGTCTGGCCATCCGGGCGGATCGCTGGGGTGCACAGACTTTTTGGTAGCCCTTTATTTTAAAATAATGAATCACGATACATCTTTCAGTATGGAGGGCGTAAATGAAGATTTATTCTTTCTGTCCAACGGGCATATATCGCCGCTATTATACGCAGTGCTCGCCCGTAGCGGTTATTTTGATCCTGCAGAGCTCAGCACATTCAGAAAGATTAATTCAAGGTTGCAGGGACATCCCACTACGCATGAAGGATTGCCTGGTATACGAATGTCGTCCGGTTCATTAGGTCAGGGTCTTTCAGTGGCCATAGGAGCTGCGATTACAAAAAAAAGAAGAAATGAAACCAGCCTGGTTTTTTCATTACATGGGGATGGTGAGCTGCAGGAGGGCCAG belongs to Niabella yanshanensis and includes:
- a CDS encoding transketolase; this translates as MSRELSIAGLEDLATQVRRDIVRMVHGCQSGHPGGSLGCTDFLVALYFKIMNHDTSFSMEGVNEDLFFLSNGHISPLLYAVLARSGYFDPAELSTFRKINSRLQGHPTTHEGLPGIRMSSGSLGQGLSVAIGAAITKKRRNETSLVFSLHGDGELQEGQIWEAALFAPAKKIDNLVVTIDVNGQQIDGSTNDVLSLGDLRAKWMAFGWEVIELEGNNMKEIVEALTFAKSRTFRGKPIVILMHTNMGHGVSFMTGSHKWHGIAPNDEQLNMALSELSSTLSDY